The genomic region tttattttgtgAAAATTACTAATATTAATGGATTGCAAAATTGCTAGATTGATGCCTGTGGTGCCTGACCTGAACCCACTGACAAACAGTAGGATTGGCTTTCaccccacacactacacacacacactacacacacaccacatgcacacacactacacacacacacacacactacacacacacactacacacacactacacacacaccacatgcacacacacactacatacacactacacacacacacactacacacacactacacacacactacacacacacacacacacacacacacacacacacacactacatgcacacacactacatgcacacacactacatgcacacacacacacactacatacacactacacacacacacacacacacacacacactacatacacactacacacacacacacaccacacacacactcttgtacATACCCACAGAAGAAGAGTCCTCCACAGAAGAGGTAGGTGAGGACACCAGAGGAGAAGTCAACCTTAGTGACCACGGTCTGGTGACAGGTAGGACAGGTCATCTGGACAGGACTGTCCCCAAACGCACCGATGGCCactggaggagggggagaggggggggagtatTAGTTCATTCTCTAATGCATTAATATGTTAATTCATTCATTCCTACAGTACCTCAAAGCATGGCTTCATTCATTTATCAATTCATCCAttaaattcattcattcatccatccattcattatTTACTTTCTTCCAACTTGTCTGTCCACTGAAAACACATGGCTGTTTAACTTCCTTTATAGCATGGCTTCATTCATCCATCTGTCCACTGAAAACACACGGCTGTTTAACTTCCTTTATAGCATGACTTCATTCATCCATCTGTCCACTGAAAACACACGGCTATTTAACTTCCTTTATAGTTAACAAGAGTTTCCACTCAACCCAAAGTACAGTAGGACATACCAACAGGCACCTGGACGTTGGCCATCCTCCCTGAGAGGAAAGAGAGTTGAGTAACactatatactactatatatatatagtactaaCAGAGAACACACAGCAAGACGTACAATATACTAATGGAAAACTCAACAAATGCTGATAGAGAAAACATTCAAACATTCAAACTACTAATAAAAGTTTAAATTAAATTAAGATTACATTTTTCATCATTACTTTTCCAATAACAGACACATAATCTCTTACAAGTACTTACCGATCTGCTGTAAGGGAGAGTCTTACCGATCTGCTGGTCCAAAAGGagtctgttactgttctactactCAGTAACACAGGAGGGTGAACAGAGTCAGTAGCCGGACCCGCCCATCCTACCAAACAGCCTATCCTGTTATCTACTGTCCTGTCTCCTACCAAACAGCCTATACTGTTATCTACTGTACCCTGTCTCCTACCAAACATCCTATACTGCTATCTACTGTCCTGTCTCCTACCAAACAGCCTATCCTGCTATCTACTGTCCTGTCTCCTACCAAACAGCCTATACTGTTATCTACTGTACCCTGTCTCCTACCAAACATCCTATACTGCTATCTACTGTCCTGTCTCCTACCAAACAGCCTATCCTGCTATCTACTGTCCTGTCTCCTACCAAACAGCCTATCCTGTTATCTACTGTCCTGTCTCCCAAACAGCCTATCCTGTTATCTACTGTACCCTGCCCCTGTCTCCTACCTATACTGCTAttcaagttatcgttactcattgtgtatagagccaagttatcgttcctcattgtgtatagagccaagttatcgttcctcagtgtgtatagagccaagttttggttactcattgtgtatagagccaagttatcattcctcattgtgtatagagccatgttatcattcctcattgtgtatagagccaggttatcgttactcattgtgtatag from Oncorhynchus kisutch isolate 150728-3 unplaced genomic scaffold, Okis_V2 scaffold4003, whole genome shotgun sequence harbors:
- the LOC109881943 gene encoding lipopolysaccharide-induced tumor necrosis factor-alpha factor homolog, which codes for MANVQVPVVAIGAFGDSPVQMTCPTCHQTVVTKVDFSSGVLTYLFCGGLFFCGFVLGCCLIPFCFDRLKDAKHTCPSCKTLLGVYKRL